Proteins from one Sander lucioperca isolate FBNREF2018 chromosome 16, SLUC_FBN_1.2, whole genome shotgun sequence genomic window:
- the jtb gene encoding protein JTB, protein MACCRPRVLVLHALFWGLVSLRVFGAALLSEERTTVVKAVAAPCWMLEEFVVTTECSLCNAFQSRSWSSCGLTGYVERVNCTRSNRDEYKSCRSAVMEEHLFWKFEAAMLALMAAFAVVVVIRQRWLDRLASEKVRRQIESI, encoded by the exons ATGGCGTGCTGTCGGCCGCGAGTCCTCGTCCTCCACGCCCTGTTCTGGGGACTCGTCTCCCTCAG AGTGTTTGGAGCAGCTCTGCTGAGTGAAGAGAGAACTACAG TAGTGAAAGCGGTGGCCGCCCCCTGCTGGATGCTGGAGGAGTTTGTGGTGACCACCGAGTGTTCGCTGTGTAACGCCTTCCAGTCT CGGTCGTGGTCGTCCTGCGGGCTGACAGGATACGTGGAGAGGGTCAACTGCACCAGATCCAACCGGGACGAGTACAAGAG CTGCCGCTCTGCAGTGATGGAGGAACATCTCTTCTGGAAGTTCGAGGCAGCCATGTTGGCTCTGATGGCGGCGTTCGCCGTGGTCGTGGTCATCCGTCAGCGCTGGCTCGACCGCCTCGCCTCCGAGAAGGTCCGGCGCCAGATCGAGTCCATCTAG